In Torulaspora globosa chromosome 1, complete sequence, a genomic segment contains:
- the JLP2 gene encoding Jlp2p (ancestral locus Anc_2.400) — protein MKQQEHCYTFWMVYFYESEPLEGSRKYQIATGKDKYENDLLIKYGYRELNYVWFHTDKYSSGHVYLKLHPDEKSLDDVPAEVVNDCLQLCKSMSIQGNKMNQCTILQTPWHNLRKNQYMKPGEVSFKSLQRVRKKQCFARDQRLLNRLAKTRVEVTDEVEQLLHQAKKSKDGDFFLRYVADNREKLIEEARVRKQDKKRRKKREQEDGSDSNLSS, from the coding sequence ATGAAACAGCAAGAGCATTGCTACACCTTCTGGATGGTTTACTTCTATGAATCTGAGCCGCTGGAAGGCTCAAGAAAGTACCAGATCGCGACGGGAAAGGACAAATATGAAAATGACCTACTGATTAAGTATGGTTATCGGGAGCTGAACTACGTCTGGTTTCACACCGATAAATACTCCAGCGGACATGTATACCTGAAGCTGCATCCTGACGAGAAATCTCTAGATGATGTGCCTGCAGAGGTTGTCAACGACTGCCTGCAGTTGTGTAAATCGATGTCAATTCAGGGCAACAAAATGAACCAGTGTACCATTTTACAAACCCCATGGCATAATTTGAGGAAAAACCAGTACATGAAGCCAGGGGAAGTCTCATTCAAGTCCTTACAAAGGGTGCGAAAGAAACAATGCTTTGCCCGGGATCAGCGGCTATTGAATAGACTAGCGAAAACTCGCGTTGAGGTTACTGACGAAGTAGAACAACTACTCCATCaagcgaagaagagtaAGGACGGTGATTTTTTCCTACGATACGTCGCCGATAACCGAGAgaaactcatcgaagaagccagGGTTAGGAAGCAAGATAAAAAGCGGCGCAAAAAGAGGGAACAAGAGGACGGGTCTGATTCTAATCTTTCATCTTGA